The nucleotide sequence GGGCCGCTGCCATTCCCATCGCTGCCGAAAGTGAAGTGGAACTATGACCTGTCTCCCAAACATCATGTTCGCTTTCACAACGCTTCGGAAACCCACATAAGCCTTTATACTTTCGAAGTGTCTCAAATTGGCCTGCACGGCCTGTCAATATTTTGTGAACATATGATTGGTGACCAACATCCCAAATAAACTTATCTTTTGGGCTGTCAAACACTTTATGAAGGGCAATCGTCAATTCCACAACACCTAAGTTCGGACCTAAATGTCCACCCGTCTTAGATAAGTTTTCAATTAAAAATTGACGAATGCTTTGCGAAAGCTCGCTTAACTCATGATGACTCATATGTTTGATGTCTGCTGGTGACTGAATTGAATTAAGATCCATTAGAACCCACTCACTTTCGTTTCTGTTCTTTCCGCTTTTTCTTACTTGTATCGAAAAACTTAATATTAAGCTTTTCATCTAAGTAGTAGAAGAGTTTCCCGACTTGGAAAATGATTTTTGTGGAGAATCGAATAGCGAACGATTTTCCGAATGCTTTTCCACCGACCGTAACCGCTGCAACCACACTCGTAAATACAACAGAAACAGTTTGTCCTAATAGGGAGTCTTCTGAGTGTCCCAATCCGACTGTCAACTGTAAAACAACGAGAGCTGAGGCTGTACCACTCACAATCCCCGCAATATCACCAATTACGTCGTTACAAAAACTTGCAAACCTGTCTGCATTACGAACAATGACGATTGATTCTTTAGCGCCTTTCACACGTTCGGAGGCCATTGCATGGAAGGGGACTTCATCTGCAGCAGCTGCTGCAATCCCAAGCATGTCGAAAAACACACCAACAAAGACGATCACAAACACGATGATCATCCCAATCCCCCAAGCGACGCCGCTTAACGTAAAAGTAGATACAATTGAAAAAAGAGCCGCTAACACAAACGTGATAACGGCAATCCCCAAGCTAAATTTCGTTGAATTACGTATTAATTCTTTCATCTTTGTTTTATCGACACCTATCTTGAATGCATTTCGTTCTATCTATATATTTCCGTTTATCTGGAAAATTGATCACGATATGTAGTTGGGGAGGTCACATAAAAGGTAAAGACTGCGGCTTAGGTCCAGTAGGTTTTCCCAAGCAGATACCGAGCGTTGCCGCTCTGGCGGTTTCCCTTTAAATCCACCTCAGCCGAGTCACCTCAAGCTGGACTGGATTACCACTTAGTCCGCACTATAATCCCTTTTATATGTCCAAATGGAACAGTCTAGGAGTTTTCCTCAACAGCCTTTAACCGTACCCTAGCCTCTTTTGCAGAGTAGATTTCATATGGTCGAGAAACAAGTGTCAGTGGCCTGCTGAACAACCCTGTTCCTGTAGCCATAATCCCCTCTGACTCCACTCAAGGCAGGCTACGCTGCTCGCAAGGATTCCCATTGTATACTTACGTAGCAGGTTCATACCCCATTTCATAGGCTGCGCATGCGAGCGCCACCACCTACAAGAATGGGCCTCCGCGGAAGCAGGGTCAACGCCCACATGCCATTGTGGATCGCCCTGCGACCTTAACTCCCAGCACCAACCCAAGGCTGGGCGCCTCAAGCCGGCACAAGGAACTTCATCGATGTGCCCTTTAGCGGATTTTTAGGCCCGCCTTCAGGTACGGTAGACTGACTAGAATACTGCACCACCCCGAATTTGTACTATTAATATATCACAAAACCAAGGTGTACTCAATCATAAACGATCGGCTTATCTTTTGTCCGCCTTTTTAATGATCACGTTGCGTAATAAAGGTTGCAAGCTCTTCAAGGCGTTGATGATTAATATTTGCATGATGAAGAGCTTTAATTGCATACTGAAAATGAGTATTGCATTTTTCTTTTGCACCCTCTAGCGTTAAGAGCTTTGGATACGTACTTTTTTGCAGGCCGGCATCACTTCCGACAGGCTTACCAATCTTCTCTTCATCACCTTCAATATCCAAGATGTCATCTTTGATTTGGAAAGCAAGCCCAAGGTGTTTTGCAAATTGCTCAAGGTTTTTCATTTGACTTTCATCCGCTTCACTAAGCAATGCACCTGCTTTAACGCTGAATTGCAGAAGCTTGCCTGTTTTATGCTCATGAATAGCTTCTAGCTCTTCAAGTGAAACCTCTTGCTCCTCAGCAGCCATATCAGCTGTTTGTCCACCAACCATACCCTCTGGTCCTGCGGCCTTTGAAAGCTCAGCAATTAATGCCACCTTCTTACTTGCCGTTAATTCTGAATGTTCACTTTCTGTAATTACTCGAAAGCTATGTGTCAGCAACCCATCTCCAGCTAAAATAGCATTTGCTTCACCAAACACTTTATGATTAGTCGGTAGACCTCGTCGCAAATCATCATTATCCATGCTTGGTAAGTCATCATGAATAAGAGAGTATGTATGAATCAATTCGAGCGCACATGCTACATTCATGCCAAGCTGCTCATCTTTATCAAATGCGCGTAAGGTTTCAAGCAATAAAATCGGACGAAGACGCTTTCCACCCGCTTTAACGCTATAAATCATAGCATCTTTAAGCACTTTTGGTGTTTGCAGTCCTTCAATTGAATCAATTAAAGCTGCATCAATTTTTAACTTTTGTTCTTTTAAATAATCTTGTAGAGAAGACACACTCACTCTTGCTCCTCCTCAATTGTAAACGGACGAAGCTCACCATCATCTTGCAAAATCTCCGCCATTTGCTTTTCTACTGCTTGGAGCTTATCGTGACAAACTTTTGATAAATTCATACCATCTTGAAAATAAGCAATCGCTTGTTCAAGTGGTACGTCTCCTTCTTCAAGCTTCTCAACGATTTGTTCAAGCTTTTCCATTGCTTCTTCAAATGTTACTTCTGTTTCACTCATTTTGTTCACGCTCCTCTAATCCCCATACTTGACAATCTAATTGACCATCACGAACCTGTACTTGTACACGGTCACCAGGCTGGACATCTTGAATGGATTTTACGAGTTTTTCATCTTCACGGTATACAAGTCCATATCCGCGCTCCATTATTTTAAGCGGGCTCAATGTTTCGAGTTTTGATATAGCATTTTTAAGTAAAAACTCTTTTTCCTTCTTTATTTCTAAAAAAGTTCGTTCAAGCGTGTGAACAGCGCGAGCTCTTCGCTCTGATGCTTGCTGTAATTGTTCGAATGGATGCTGTTGCTTTAGCCGGTTGGCCAAATGAGTGAACGCCTGTTGCTTTCGTTCTAGCTTACGTTCACCTTCCTTTTGCAAACGTTCGAACAATCGATCAAGCTCCTGTTCTTTTTGGGCAACAAGTTTTTCTGGATATCTGAAGGCATACGATTTTTGTAAACGTTGTAGTCGTTCACGTGCTGAAACAGCCTTTTCATTTAAGGCACGTACAAGACGCATTTGCCGCTGATGAAGCCGTTCGTGTAGCTCTTCAAAGTGTGGAACAGCCAATTCAGCAGCTGCCGTCGGTGTTGGTGCTCGCATATCTGCAACAAAGTCAGAAATAGTCACATCTGTTTCATGACCAACCGCAGAAATAACTGGGATCTTAGAGTGAAAAATTGCTCTCGCAACATCCTCTTCATTAAAAGGCCATAGATCTTCAAGCGAGCCGCCACCACGGCCGGTAATTAACACATCAAATGAACCAATCGCATTTGCTGTTTCAATTCCTTTTACAATCGAAGGGGCTGCATTCTCCCCTTGGACAAGGACTGGAATGACCGTCACTTTTGCGATCGGAAAACGACGATTCAATGTTGTTAAAATATCTCGAATCGCAGCCCCTGTAGGAGAGGTAATCACACCAATATGTTGTGGAATCTTTGGAAGTGGCTTCTTATGATGCTGTGCAAACAACCCTTCGGTATCTAACTTTTTCTTTAATTCTTCAAATGCAAGGTACAAGTTTCCAATCCCGTCTGGCTGCATTTCTTTCACGTACATTTGGTATTGTCCATACGGCTCGTACACCGATACTTCGCCTCTTACCAACACCTTCATCCCATTTTCAGGCATGAACTTTAAATAGCGGTTAAAACCGGCAAACATCACAGCTGTAAGCCGTGCATTTTCATCCTTTAATGTAAAATACATATGGCCTCTACTGTGATGTTTGAAGTTTGAGATTTCTCCTTTTAACCATACCTCTTGCAGATGCTGGTCACTGTCGAAGCGCCGCTTTATGTACTTTGTAAGAGCCGTTACAGTAAGAAAGCGTTTCGTTGACATTTTCCATCCCCCTTGCAATGTTACAAGGTCTTACAGTTTTGCTTTAACTTTTGATAAGACGGCATTAATGAATTTGCTTGAATCATCATCGCCAAATGTTTTCGCAAGTTCAATTGCTTCGTCCATTGAGACATTTACGGGTATATCTTCCATAAATTTCATCTCATACGTTGCAATACGTAAAATCGCACGGTCAACATTGCCAAGACGTTCAAATTTCCAATTTTCAAGATTTCCACTAATTAATTCATCAATTTCATCGCGTTTTTCGATGACGCCGTAGAAAAGGTTCTGTAGAAACTCATCCACTTCTGTATCGTTAACGACATTGCTCAATGCTTCTTTCGGTTCTGTTTGGCCGACATCTGTTTGGAACAATGCCTGCAATGTTTTCTTTCTCGCTGTTCTGCGTTTCATGACTTTCTTCCTTTCATCTCATCAAGTTCATACTTCAAGACATAACATGATAATAGCATAAAATGATTTTATAAAACACCATCCGCTTCCAAACATCATGAAAAAAGCCAAAGGAGCACTTACTCCTTTGGCTTTTCCGCTTTATTCTGTTTCCTTTTGTGATTCAAAGTTAACGCCAACAACATGGATATTAATCTCATTAATATCTAGCGCTGTCATCGTCAGCAATGTTTCACGGATGTTTTCTTGAATTTTTTGTGCAATCGTCGGAATTGACACGCCAAAATTCATAAAGACATAGACATCAATGCTTATTCCATCTTCTGTCAAGTCAACTTTAACGCCTTTTCCGTGCTGCTTTTTCCCAAGACGTTCGACAACGCCTGAAGCAAAGTTTCCTTGCATCTGGCTAACGCCTTCTACTTCTGAAGCTGCAAGCCCTGCAATAATTTCAATTACTTCTGGCGCGATTTCTACTTTTCCGAGGTTAGATGATGCACTTGTCATCTCCAAAATGTTGTTTTCACTCAACACAGCAGCACCTCACTTATTTTTTCTTTGTTAAATCATATTTCTCAAGGAATTTCGTGTTGAAATCCCCTCCCACAAACACTTCATGCTCAAGTAGACGTTGGTGGAATGGAATTGTCGTATCAATACCTTCAATCACGAATTCGCTGAGCGCACGCTTCATACGGGAAATCGCTTCTTCACGTGTTGCACCATATGAGATAAGCTTCGCTACCATAGAATCATAGAATGGTGGGATGCGATAATTTTGATAAACAGCTGAATCAACACGGATTCCAAACCCACCTGGTGGCAAGTAGATTTTTACTTCCCCTGGTGATGGCATGAAGTTCTTGTCTGGATTCTCTGCATTGATTCGACATTCAATTGCCCATCCGTTAAATTCTACATCCTCTTGCTTCAATGAAAGCTTTTCACCAGAAGCTACGCGAACTTGTTCCTTGATTAAATCAACACCTGTTACCATTTCTGTTACAGGATGCTCAACTTGGATACGCGTATTCATTTCCATGAAATAATACTTCTGATTGGTAGCATCAAAAATGAATTCCACTGTCCCTGCACCTGAATAATCAACAGCTTGAGCTGCACGCACAGCTGCAGCACCCATTTCTGCACGCAGCTCCTCTGATAATGCAGGAGAAGGTGTTTCTTCTAATAGCTTTTGCATACGACGCTGGATTGTACAATCACGCTCACCTAAATGAATCGTGTTGCCATAGTTGTCAGCAAGAACTTGAATTTCAACGTGACGGAAGTCTTCGATAAACTTCTCAATGTAAACGCCCGGATTACCGAATGCTGTCTCAGCTTCGCGTTGAGTCATATTGATACCTTTTACTAGTTCTTCTTCTGTATGGGCAACGCGAATTCCTTTTCCGCCGCCACCAGCAGTTGCTTTTATGATAACAGGATATCCCATTTCATTTGCAAGCTCTACAGCTTCATCAGTTGATTCAACAATCCCTTTTGAACCAGGAACAATCGGAACGCCAGCCTCACGCATTGTTTCACGTGCAACGTCCTTCGTTCCCATTCTTGTAATCGCTTCAGGACTTGGTCCGATGAAGGTGATACCGCTATCACGACATAGCTCAGCAAAGTCAGCATTTTCTGCTAAAAAGCCATAGCCTGGGTGAATGGCATCTGATTCCGTTAAAGTTGCAATTGTAATGATATTTGTTTTATTTAAATAACTATCTTTTGATGCTACAGGACCGATACAATATGCTTCGTCCGCCATTTGTACATGCAACGCATCCTTATCGCCTTCTGAATAAACGGCAACTGTTTGAACGCCCAGCTCTTTACATGCACGGATGACGCGAACAGCGATTTCTCCCCTGTTTGCAATGAGCACTTTTTTAATCAATGAAAACGCCTCCTATTCTGACTTTACAAGGAACAATGGTTGACCGTATTCAACTAGCTCTCCGTTTTTCACAAGGATTTCTACGATTTCGCCTTCTACTTCTGCTTCGATTTCGTTGAAAAGCTTCATTGCTTCTACGATACAAACGATGCTGTCGTTTGATACTTTGTCTCCCACTTTCACATATACATCAGAATCAGGGTTTGGTGATTCATAGAACGTACCAACCATCGGAGAAACAATCTTATGTAGGTTCTCGTCGTTAATGTCTGCTGCCTTCTCTTCTTTCGGTTGTGGTGCTGCTTCTGCTTTCGGTGCTTCTGGCTTCGGTGCTGGTGCTGCCTCTACCTTTGGAGCTGGTGCTGGTGCTGCTTCTACTTGTTCAGTTGCAACAACTTGCTTAACTCCACCTTGGTTCTTCTTAAGCTTAATCTTTGCTCCTTGCTCCTCATAAGACAATTCATCAATACTAGACTTGTCAAGAAGCTTGATTAGTTCACGAATTTCTTGAATTTTTAACACTTCTGCCCACTCCTTAATATCTGTTTGTATGTAAAGGTTTTATTTTTAAACCCTTTTAATAAGGGGTTTATACAATGATATTTAAACTATACGATAAATGATTAGAGCGATCAAATCGCTTTGTGAATTTTCAATCGAGCGTTCGCTCAACATCTTTCTAAAAAAAGAAACCTTATCCAATTATCCAATCAACTAAATTTTTGTAATAGTCAGCAAATTACAGATATACTTGCGACAGATGTTTATTCCTATACAAATGCTACATGAAAACGTCGACAAAAGAAAGCATTTTTTGATATTTTTTTGAATTTTTATTTATATTAGAGAATTTCAATTTAATAGACAAAATAACTATAAAAGCCTTTTAAAATTTTGCCCCAAAATGTCTACTAATGAGCATACAAAGTTTACAAAACTTTTCTATTTTAAGTGCCATTCATTATACATTAAATAAAAAAAAAGAACCTGGCTTTTTCGCCAAGTTCTTTACTCTACTGCTTGAAATTCAACCGCTACTTTATTAATTCCCATTTCATCACGAACCATTTGCATTAATTCATTTGCAGATGCTTCTGATTTTTTAGTTGCTTTCACGATTACTTTCACTTCATCTTCATTTGTTTTCACAAGAACATCTGAATATTTCTCATTTGCTTTAATCATTGTTTCTAAAATTGCTTCTTTATTAGATACTTCATTAATTTGTTCAATCTTATCAAGTGCTTCACTTCTTTTTTCAGCCGTTACATTTGTTGAAGCAACTACAGCTTGAAGCTCCTCCTTCATCTTGCTGCGTTGGTCGTCAAGTTCCATTCGAAGTGATGTGAACAAATCATCAGTGGACACACTTGAAGCGACTGAATCACCTTCTTGCACTTCTTCGACTACTGTTTCAATACCTGAGCTTTGTTCTGCCGGCTGCTCATTATTTTCTGTTGCTTCTGTTTTTGTTGCTTCTGCTGGCATTGCTTCCGCTTGCTCATCTTGTGCTTGCTCTGTTGCAGCAAATTCCTCGCTTATTTGCTGTTGCGGCGATGTTACATAATACACTGAAAGAACGACAACTAAGCTTAACATTGTTAATAACCATACTGTTTGTTTTTTCAACAATTTCATTACTCCCCTTTCGTACTCTTAGGCATAACCGAAACGCGGTGACTCGGTACATTTAATACGCGTGTAACAGACTCTACAATCCATTGCTTCACTTGCACATTTTCGGCACCGCTAGCAACAACAAGCACCCCACGTACTTCTGGTTTCCGTGTTTTCACAATGATCGGCTCTTCTTGATCACCTTTTCGGACGAGGACAACTTGTTCATCTTTCGAGGAATCCTCGACCTGGCGTTTGCCTCCCTCCCTGTCTGTTTCATCAGTTTTCTGTGTTTGTGTAACTGAGTTTTTTTCCACAACTTTTGCTTCAGTCGCTTCTAAATTAACCATGACAGTGACATCGCTAACACCTGATATATGTTCTAAAGCTTTTTTAAGCTGTTCTTCGTATTCTTTTTCGTAATGATCCATTGAATTGGGTTTGTTATCATGATTATTTCCTAATACAGGAATATCTTTTTCATGTTGTTCACTTGAAGGCAACATCGCGGAAGGCTCTTGCGGTACATCTGGTTTGTAGATTTGTCCGAGAACCATCATTGCAATCCCGATCAGTGCAGCAATTAATATGTAACCGCGTAAATTTTTTGGGTTGGCGCTTCCTTCCTTAAAGACCAAGCTTTTCAACCGTTCGATAATTCCTTTTTTCTCACTCACGCTCACCTTTCACCCCCTCTGATGAAATTGTAATCTTCTCATCAGATATGCCCCACCGCGACTCAAGAAAGCTACGAATATGTGTATAATCTGTCACCTCTGCGGCGGATGGCTGTTCATTCTTTGCTTGTACATCAATTTGGACAATCTTCACTTCCTCTACTTGCTTGTCAACGACTTCATCGGTTGCCTTCTTCATCAGCACTACAGCGATTTGTTGGATATCAACCGTTGTCCAATCGTCACCAGTCCCATCCGCAAGCTGTAGCTCAATGTCTGCAATTTCATATCCGTACTCATTCATCAACTCCTCCTGAACATTTTCTTTCATTTGGACAGCCGTCTTGTCTAAGATATATGCACGTTGTCCTGCTTGTATTTCTTTTTTCTTCTCTTCAATCTTATTTTTAAGTTGTTCATTCTGTGAAAAGTCGCTCATTTCAATACTTTTCAAAACACTTTCGAAATCTTCTGAAAAAAATCTCAAAATTGGTGTTAAAATCAGCAAAATTAACAGGAGACCAATTACCATCTTTGCGTAATTTTGCATGGATGAATTGGGAAGAAGCATATCAACAACAACCGCGAGCAAGATGAACAACACAATATTGGTCATCCAATTCGATAAGTACTCCATTTTCACCCCGCCTTTATGGGCTAACGAACCATTAATGACAAATTACCAGCCGCAATGACCATCGTGACAGCAAGAAAAAACATAAATGATACAACGGCAAGTGCTGCAAAAATATAGATAACACTTTTACTGATGATATCTAAGCATGTGATAACAGGCCCGCCGCCAAGTGGCTGCAAGACAGCTGCAGCAAGCTTATAAATTAATGCAAGTGTAAATACTTTTATAGCAGGAAATACAGCGATTAAAAGAAGGATGACCACACCTACGATACCAACTGCATTTTTCAACAGCATGGACGCACCAAGGACGGTATCAGCTGCATCGGTAAACATCCGCCCAACAACTGGAACAAAATTCCCAGTAATAAATTTTGCCGTTCGAACAGCAATCCCATCTGTAATCGCTGCAGTAGCGCCTTGGACAGAAATAACGCCAAGAAAGATCGTTAAGAAGGTTCCCAACAAGCCAATTGCAATATTTCGCAGTAAATTGGCCAGCTGTGTTACTTTGTAATGATCGGTTAGCGTGCTAACGATACTTAACAAAGCCGAAAGGAACAGCAAAGGTAAAACAATATATTGAATGAGCATGCCACTCGTATTAACAAGCATGACAATGATCGGATGAAAGAATGCAACTGATGTTACTCCACCGACTGAAGCCATTAATGCAAGCAGCAGTGGAAGTAAAGCAAGCATGAAACTGATCATTGTATGAATCGCTTCATTTGTATATGACATTGCAATATGAAAGCTATTCAACGCAATTACAATCAACACCATATACACAAGTGCATATGCAACCTTACTGACATTCTTTTTCTCAAAGGCATTTTGCAGAGTTTGCAGCAGCATACTAAATACTGTTAAGAGGATAAGCATACCAAGCAGCTTTCCATTGGCAAGTAATTCATAGAACAAGAAACGCAGTATGCCAGTCAACCAAGCTTGAATCGAAAAGTCTTTTCCATTCCTAATAAAATCATAGAACGTTCCTTTATGACTTTCAGGCAAAAATCCTCCATATTGGTCAACAACCTTATTCCAATATTGTTGCATTTCATTTCCGTCTAGATTTTGGAACTGTTCCTCTATAAATTGGTCCTCTTGCCCTACCTCATTAGCTTGTACAACAATCGGCAATAACAGCATAAGGACAAGAACAAAAATAAAAGCGAATCTTGCTTTCTTTTGAACAGGCAAACTTCACACACCCCGCATTGTGACGGCTTTCGCTTATGAAGTTGGCAGCATTTCGAGCACCGTCTCGATAATGACCGTTAAAATCGGTACTGCCATCGCCAAGATTAATATTTTGCCTGCAAGCTCTATCTTTGAGGCAATGGCACCTTGCCCTGCATCCTTTGTAATTTGGGCCCCGAATTCAGCAATGTAGGCAATACCGATAATTTTCAAAATTGTTTCCACATAAATCATATTGATATTCGCTGAAAGAGCCAGCTTTTCAAGCATATGAATAATTTCATATACTTTATCAACTAAAAAAATAAAAATAGCAGCACTGACAAAAACAACGAGAAGGGAGGCGAACGATTGTTTTTGTTCTTTTAATATTAATGCTAAAAAAGCCGCGACTAAGCCAATGCCAACAATTTGGATAATTTCAATCGCCTATCCCCCCTCTAACCTTGAAATAGGAAGACGCCTTTTATTTTTTGGAACAAATCATCAATAATCGTCGCCACCATATAAAGGACGACGACAAATCCAATCAGTGTTACCCAGTCCGCCCAATCCCCTTTTCCCATCGTTTTTAAAACGGTATGAATCATTGCCACAACAATGCCAATCCCAGCAATTTGAAAGATTGTATTCACATCCACTGCCACAAAAATTCTCCTCTCTCACACAACTACATAAGCAGAATAACCACTAACAAGCCCGATAAAAAACCTAAACTCTTAACCATTTTTTCATACTTTTGCTGCTGTGTTCGGGCATCTTCCTCTTCTCTTTGCAAGTGTACGATCGCTAGCTGGATATGCTTTTTCTGTGAAATTGCATCATGCCTACCTAACGTTTCACCAAATTGCCTCATAATCTCAAAGTCATTCTCTTTAAGAGCAGTCAACTTCCACACTTCCTTTAATGAACCAAGCCACGCTTCACTTAATGACGCGACATCACCTTGAGCAAGCCTTTTTGAAAAGCGCTCGAAAAACCACGATAACGGCTTTGACGTCTGTGCCGCAATCCTGCTGCACGCTTCAGCCACGGGAACTTGCCCATACATAATTTCAGCCTCTAATGCCTGAAGGGCTGCTTTCAATTGACGAAGCTGCCGCGGCCGCTCACTTAAGCGCCTTGCCGCTTCAAAACCTGTCCATGTTGAACTCATTAAAATAATAAGTGCGCCCACAAGTTTCATCATGATTTCACTTCCATTGCTGTTGTACTAACCATACCTTCTTTGTTGCGAATTACTTCAATTGTCCCAGCCCCTTTACGAGCTGAAAGCTCCACATACGTATCAAACACACCATTATCAAACAGGTCTCGAAATATCGGTCGTTGCTTAACATCCTCAAGAGTGAAACCGTGAATACTCACAAATAGTTGAATTCCAGCATGAACAGCATCAATAATGGCCTCGACATCTTCTCGTCTGCCGATTTCATCGACCACAATAATTTGCGGACTCATCGAGCGAATCATCATCATCATGCCTTCAGCTTTCGGACAAGCATCTAATACGTCTAAGCGGATCCCGAATGTATGCTGCGGAATCCCATTCACACAGCCTGCAATTTCAGAACGTTCATCTATGAGTCCAACTTTTTGCGCAGAGGTACCCCATTGCTTATTTCCACTGCTAATAATCCGAACAAGATCTCTTAAAAGCGTTGTCTTACCACTTTGTGGCGGGCCGATTAATAACGTATTAAGCCAGCCTTCTTTATAAATGTGCGGTATTAAACATTCAGCAACGCCAATTTTCTCTCTTGCGATTCGTATATTAAAGGAAGTAATGTCACGAATCGCTTTAACAGCCCCATTTTCTGTGATGACTTTGCCAGCAATCCCAATACGATGTCCCCCGCTAATCGTGATGAAGCCGCGCCTAAATTCTTCTTCGAGTGTATAAAGTGAATACTGACTTATTCGATTAAGAAAGTACACGCCTTCTTCATGCAGCACGTTCCGCATGGCTGGATAAACCGGCTTTCCTGCTACGATCACTTCAAGAGGACGGTTAATTCGTAAGCGTA is from Bacillus tianshenii and encodes:
- the spoIIIAC gene encoding stage III sporulation protein AC, whose protein sequence is MAVDVNTIFQIAGIGIVVAMIHTVLKTMGKGDWADWVTLIGFVVVLYMVATIIDDLFQKIKGVFLFQG
- the spoIIIAD gene encoding stage III sporulation protein AD, whose amino-acid sequence is MEIIQIVGIGLVAAFLALILKEQKQSFASLLVVFVSAAIFIFLVDKVYEIIHMLEKLALSANINMIYVETILKIIGIAYIAEFGAQITKDAGQGAIASKIELAGKILILAMAVPILTVIIETVLEMLPTS
- the spoIIIAE gene encoding stage III sporulation protein AE is translated as MLLLPIVVQANEVGQEDQFIEEQFQNLDGNEMQQYWNKVVDQYGGFLPESHKGTFYDFIRNGKDFSIQAWLTGILRFLFYELLANGKLLGMLILLTVFSMLLQTLQNAFEKKNVSKVAYALVYMVLIVIALNSFHIAMSYTNEAIHTMISFMLALLPLLLALMASVGGVTSVAFFHPIIVMLVNTSGMLIQYIVLPLLFLSALLSIVSTLTDHYKVTQLANLLRNIAIGLLGTFLTIFLGVISVQGATAAITDGIAVRTAKFITGNFVPVVGRMFTDAADTVLGASMLLKNAVGIVGVVILLLIAVFPAIKVFTLALIYKLAAAVLQPLGGGPVITCLDIISKSVIYIFAALAVVSFMFFLAVTMVIAAGNLSLMVR
- the spoIIIAA gene encoding stage III sporulation protein AA, translated to MEEVLAFLPESLQETITQMSVSEQERIEEIRLRINRPLEVIVAGKPVYPAMRNVLHEEGVYFLNRISQYSLYTLEEEFRRGFITISGGHRIGIAGKVITENGAVKAIRDITSFNIRIAREKIGVAECLIPHIYKEGWLNTLLIGPPQSGKTTLLRDLVRIISSGNKQWGTSAQKVGLIDERSEIAGCVNGIPQHTFGIRLDVLDACPKAEGMMMMIRSMSPQIIVVDEIGRREDVEAIIDAVHAGIQLFVSIHGFTLEDVKQRPIFRDLFDNGVFDTYVELSARKGAGTIEVIRNKEGMVSTTAMEVKS
- the spoIIIAB gene encoding stage III sporulation protein SpoIIIAB, which codes for MMKLVGALIILMSSTWTGFEAARRLSERPRQLRQLKAALQALEAEIMYGQVPVAEACSRIAAQTSKPLSWFFERFSKRLAQGDVASLSEAWLGSLKEVWKLTALKENDFEIMRQFGETLGRHDAISQKKHIQLAIVHLQREEEDARTQQQKYEKMVKSLGFLSGLLVVILLM